The following proteins come from a genomic window of Populus nigra chromosome 6, ddPopNigr1.1, whole genome shotgun sequence:
- the LOC133696188 gene encoding phragmoplastin interacting protein 1 — MVLSNKKLKQKLRTVKAEALVSKVSNGPERDSKNGSLGNTESNSQLQELLEAAKQRQRLSKREKRRKTQSLQGIDSENKSQAGDNGEEDKKVEDIREGGSLVGEDGDGESSEKKIKTKKRKRKREEGESEKKGLEEDVEVKEAKKAKKKKKKKKKTKKKTKAKTEEEKAGGEAEGVVEAAKVAGESKISEDIADRVYVGGIPYYSTEDDIRSFFEGCGTITEVDCMTFPDSGKFRGIAIISFKTEAAAKRALDLDGSDMGGFYLKIQPYKTTKVNKEPNFAPGIVEGYNRIYVGNLSWDITEDDLKKFFSDCKISSIRFGTDKETGEFRGYGHVDFSDNDSLMKALKLDQRIVCGRPIKISCAVPKKGGKLQENQNQIVEEAKIQSTALPMIKSDEVNNGVPSIISGKIKRRTCYECGEKGHISTACPKKLTADPTDSNTS, encoded by the exons ATGGTGTTATCAAACAAGAAGCTAAAGCAGAAGCTGAGAACTGTGAAGGCTGAGGCTTTAGTATCCAAAGTGTCTAATGGACCCGAACGAGATAGCAAAAACGGATCTTTAGGAAACACAGAGTCGAACTCGCAGCTTCAAGAGCTTCTAGAGGCAGCAAAACAGAGACAAAGATTgtcaaagagagaaaaaagaagaaagactcAATCGTTACAAGGGATTGATAGTGAAAACAAGAGCCAAGCTGGTGATAATGGTGAAGAGGACAAGAAAGTTGAAGACATAAGGGAAGGGGGTTCGTTAGTGGGTGAGGACGGTGATGGTGAAAGTAgtgaaaagaagataaaaacgaagaagaggaagagaaagaggGAGGAGGGAGAGAGTGAAAAGAAGGGTTTAGAGGAAGATGTAGAAGTGAAGGAGGCAAAGAAGgcgaaaaagaagaagaagaagaagaagaagactaaGAAGAAGACGAAGGCAAAAACTGAGGAGGAGAAGGCAGGTGGTGAGGCAGAAGGGGTTGTAGAGGCAGCAAAAGTGGCCGGGGAAAG TAAAATAAGTGAGGATATTGCTGACAGAGTTTATGTAGGAGGCATTCCATACTATTCGACTGAGGATGACATTCGTAGTTTCTTCGAAGGCTGTGGTACCATAACCGAAGTTGATTGTATGACATTTCCTGACAGTGGGAAGTTTAGGGGAATTGCCATCATTAGTTTCAAG ACTGAAGCTGCTGCGAAACGAGCCTTGGATCTTGATGGATCTGACAT GGGCGGGTTTTATCTGAAAATTCAGCCTTACAAGACAACTAAAGTCAACAAGGAACCCAATTTTGCACCAGGAATTGTGGAGGGTTACAACAGGATCTATGTTGGAAATTTGTCTTGGGATATAACTGAAGATGACCTGAAGAAATTTTTCTCAGATTGCAAAATATCATCTATACGTTTTGGTACGGACAAGGAAACAGGGGAATTCCGTGGTTATGGCCATGTTGATTTTTCTGACAATGACTCGCTGATGAAGGCACTAAAGTTGGACCAGCGGATTGTCTGCGGGAGACCCATCAAGATAAGCTGTGCGGTTCCAAAGAAGGGAGGAAAACTCCaggaaaaccaaaatcaaatagTTGAAGAAGCAAAAATTCAATCAACTGCTCTGCCTATGATTAAAAGTGATGAAGTTAATAACGGTGTGCCAAGCATTATCAGTGGTAAGATTAAGAGGAGGACCTGCTATGAGTGTGGTGAAAAGGGGCATATTTCTACGGCTTGCCCAAAGAAGCTAACTGCTGATCCAACAGATTCCAATACAAGTTAA
- the LOC133696509 gene encoding LOW QUALITY PROTEIN: protein ALP1-like (The sequence of the model RefSeq protein was modified relative to this genomic sequence to represent the inferred CDS: inserted 4 bases in 4 codons; deleted 2 bases in 2 codons): MATNSADRRELLMPTKYQDRENNPERTKMLNLLKSKSEQKVGVGYYLTRNGQFEHPHFMEVPLSSPQGLQLKAFDISQCCLGFGILSSMLEAEYPFIWQIGLNIPGPFFESKKFESFFKTSRKTFNYICSLVKGDLRARQSNFTGSNGKPLSVTDKVTFAFRRLGSGESLSNTGDLLGINQSFFSQITRRSVEAMEERGLHHLCWPFTVTEIEEIKSNFEKLCGLPDYCGSIEATRIAMTLXTVDRSNGVWIDREKNHNMLLQATVDPDMRFCGVIVGFPGSLSDALVLQNSSFHKLSKEVKRLNEKKIELQEGVELGKYXIGGSGFPLLPWLLTPYQNXTLAKYNKPHSATGVVAQIALARLKEMWKIIHGVMWLPGKNRLPRIIFVCCLLHNIVIDMEDKVLDELPSSHQHDADYRQQICETASKTGIVMRXELSLYLSRKSSSSTLSS; this comes from the exons ATGGCTACCAATTCCGCAGATAGAAGAGAGTTACTGATGCCAACGAAATATCAAGACAGAGAAAACAATCCAGAAAGAACCAAGATGTTAAACCTACTAAAATCAAAATCCGAGCAGAAAGTAGGTGTTGGTTACTACCTCACACGGAATGGCCAATTTGAGCATCCTCATTTCATGGAAGTCCCTCTCTCTTCTCCCCAAGGACTTCAACTCAAAG CTTTTGATATATCTCAATGTTGCCTTGGATTTGGTATTTTATCAAGCATGCTAGAGGCAGAATATCCCTTCATTTGGCAAATTGGCCTAAACATCCCC GGTCCTTTTTTTGAATCAAAgaaatttgaatcttttttcaaaacatcaagaAAGACATTCAACTACATCTGCTCCCTTGTGAAGGGAGACCTGCGGGCAAGGCAATCAAACTTCACTGGTTCAAATGGGAAGCCACTGTCTGTAACTGAC AAAGTAACTTTTGCTTTCAGGAGGCTCGGCTCTGGCGAATCATTGTCAAACACTGGCGACTTGTTGGGGATCAaccaatcatttttttctcaaataaccCGGCGATCTGTGGAAGCAATGGAAGAAAGAGGTCTGCACCATCTTTGCTGGCCTTTCACAGTAACAGAGATTGAagagattaaatcaaattttgagaaattatgTGGCCTGCCTGATTATTGTGGTTCAATTGAAGCTACCCGCATTGCCATGACTC CAACAGTGGACCGATCAAATGGTGTATGGATTGATCGTGAGAAGAACCACAACATGCTCTTGCAAGCAACAGTGGACCCTGACATGAGATTCTGTGGTGTAATTGTTGGGTTCCCAGGTAGTTTAAGTGATGCACTTGTACTGCAGAACTCGAGTTTCCACAAGCTATCTAAGGAAGTGAAAAGgctaaatgagaaaaaaatagaacttcAAGAAGGAGTGGAGTTGGGGAAGT AAATTGGGGGCTCAGGTTTTCCCCTATTGCCATGGCTTCTTACTCCTTATCAAA GCACTCTGGCGAAGTATAACAAGCCACATTCTGCAACTGGAGTTGTAGCACAGATTGCATTAGCTAGGCTGAAGGAAATGTGGAAGATAATTCATGGGGTAATGTGGCTGCCTGGTAAGAATAGGTTGCCAaggattatttttgtt tgctgcTTGTTGCACAATATTGTTATTGACATGGAGGATAAGGTGCTTGATGAGCTTCCTTCATCTCATCAACATGACGCAGATTACCGGCAACAAATTTGTGAGACTGCCAGCAAGACGGGCATTGTTATGC GAGAACTTTCTCTCTACCTTTCTCgaaaatcatcatcttcaacacTCTCTTCCTAA